A region from the Candidatus Paceibacterota bacterium genome encodes:
- the rplU gene encoding 50S ribosomal protein L21, producing MKSAIIKTGGKQYLVAEGDSLKIEKLADEQKEGDKIVFGEVLLSTEGDNSKIGTPTVSGAEVHATVEKIGRHPKILVVKYKQKSRYMKRNGHRQLFVQVKIDKIA from the coding sequence ATGAAAAGCGCAATTATTAAGACCGGTGGCAAGCAGTATCTTGTTGCTGAAGGCGACTCTCTTAAGATAGAGAAGCTTGCTGATGAGCAAAAAGAAGGCGACAAGATTGTCTTCGGTGAAGTCCTCCTTTCAACTGAAGGTGACAATTCAAAAATTGGTACTCCAACAGTTTCAGGTGCTGAAGTTCATGCAACTGTAGAAAAGATTGGACGACACCCAAAGATTTTGGTTGTTAAATATAAGCAAAAGAGCCGATACATGAAGCGTAACGGTCACCGTCAACTATTCGTACAGGTAAAGATCGATAAGATCGCCTAA